In a single window of the Drosophila subpulchrella strain 33 F10 #4 breed RU33 chromosome X, RU_Dsub_v1.1 Primary Assembly, whole genome shotgun sequence genome:
- the LOC119556357 gene encoding eukaryotic translation initiation factor 4H isoform X1 gives MFFPSHPQRFAHLKKKNMAGRGGYEHARGGFGGDRASKQLPTEPPFIAFVGNLPQGLVQGDVIKIFQDFEVKNVRLVKDRETDQFKGFCYVEFETLENLERALECDGRIKLDDLSAPLRIDIADRRKNDRPGGGVGGGGNGGMTRGDGRDFQKRGPPRQGGSSQSYSRGGPGTGGGREGGGGSGNRGDSRGSYNDSYGGHNDRSRGGGGSGAGSGGGMNRGYNDRPANRGRYGNFNNDDRFDRNQDRERGQREGSYGNQSRDGDRYNNFSRHRDRERTHYNPNQQSERPSAGMGGLGGGSGGSGGLGVGGGGGGGPSMGAIDDNERPRLQLKPRTIAAPINAVAETKQSASIFGNAKPREEKLKELQQNVNHNGDN, from the exons atgtttttcCCGTCCCATCCCCAAAGATTCGCtcatttgaaaaaaaaaaacatggcTGGAAGAGGTGGTTATGAACACGCTAg AGGCGGATTCGGTGGAGATCGGGCATCCAAGCAGTTGCCCACGGAACCGCCCTTTATCGCATTCGTCGGCAATCTGCCGCAAGGCCTGGTGCAGGGCGATGTGATCAAAATATTCCAGGACTTTGAGGTGAAGAACGTGCGGCTAGTGAAGGATCGCGAGACGGATCAGTTCAAAGGCTTCTGCTACGTGGAGTTCGAGACGCTGGAAAACCTGGAGCGGGCGCTAGAATGCGATGGTCGGATCAAACTGGACGACCTGTCGGCGCCGCTGCGCATCGACATTGCCGATCGTCGGAAAAATGATCG CCCTGGTGGCGGTGTTGGCGGCGGTGGCAACGGAGGCATGACCCGCGGCGATGGCAGAGACTTTCAGAAGCGCGGCCCACCCCGCCAAGGCGGCAGCAGTCAGTCCTACAGCCGGGGAGGTCCTGGCACTGGCGGCGGTCGCGAAGGCGGCGGCGGATCGGGTAATCGCGGCGATAGTAGAGGTTCGTACAATGATAGTTATGGTGGTCACAATGATAGAAGTCGCGGCGGCGGAGGCAGCGGCGCGGGCTCCGGCGGTGGCATGAATAGAGGATACAATG ATCGGCCGGCAAATCGGGGTCGGTACGGCAACTTCAATAACGATGATCGGTTTGACCGCAACCAGGACCGTGAGCGCGGACAGCGGGAAGGCAGCTATGGCAATCAGTCGCGCGACGGCGATCGCTACAACAACTTCAGCCGGCACCGCGACCGCGAGCGCACCCACTACAATCCCAACCAGCAGAGCGAACGTCCCAGCGCCGGAATGGGCGGTCTGGGCGGCGGCTCAGGCGGATCTGGCGGCCTGGGCGTTGGCGGTGGCGGTGGCGGTGGTCCCTCCATGGGCGCCATTG ACGATAATGAGCGGCCACGCCTGCAGCTGAAGCCACGGACGATTGCCGCGCCCATAAACGCGGTGGCCGAAACCAAGCAATCGGCCTCGATCTTTGGCAATGCCAAGCCGCGCGAGGAGAAGCTGAAGGAGCTGCAGCAGAATGTCAATCACAACGGCGATAACTAG
- the LOC119556357 gene encoding eukaryotic translation initiation factor 4H isoform X2, translating to MFFPSHPQRFAHLKKKNMAGRGGYEHARGGFGGDRASKQLPTEPPFIAFVGNLPQGLVQGDVIKIFQDFEVKNVRLVKDRETDQFKGFCYVEFETLENLERALECDGRIKLDDLSAPLRIDIADRRKNDRPGGGVGGGGNGGMTRGDGRDFQKRGPPRQGGSSQSYSRGGPGTGGGREGGGGSGNRGDSRDRPANRGRYGNFNNDDRFDRNQDRERGQREGSYGNQSRDGDRYNNFSRHRDRERTHYNPNQQSERPSAGMGGLGGGSGGSGGLGVGGGGGGGPSMGAIDDNERPRLQLKPRTIAAPINAVAETKQSASIFGNAKPREEKLKELQQNVNHNGDN from the exons atgtttttcCCGTCCCATCCCCAAAGATTCGCtcatttgaaaaaaaaaaacatggcTGGAAGAGGTGGTTATGAACACGCTAg AGGCGGATTCGGTGGAGATCGGGCATCCAAGCAGTTGCCCACGGAACCGCCCTTTATCGCATTCGTCGGCAATCTGCCGCAAGGCCTGGTGCAGGGCGATGTGATCAAAATATTCCAGGACTTTGAGGTGAAGAACGTGCGGCTAGTGAAGGATCGCGAGACGGATCAGTTCAAAGGCTTCTGCTACGTGGAGTTCGAGACGCTGGAAAACCTGGAGCGGGCGCTAGAATGCGATGGTCGGATCAAACTGGACGACCTGTCGGCGCCGCTGCGCATCGACATTGCCGATCGTCGGAAAAATGATCG CCCTGGTGGCGGTGTTGGCGGCGGTGGCAACGGAGGCATGACCCGCGGCGATGGCAGAGACTTTCAGAAGCGCGGCCCACCCCGCCAAGGCGGCAGCAGTCAGTCCTACAGCCGGGGAGGTCCTGGCACTGGCGGCGGTCGCGAAGGCGGCGGCGGATCGGGTAATCGCGGCGATAGTAGAG ATCGGCCGGCAAATCGGGGTCGGTACGGCAACTTCAATAACGATGATCGGTTTGACCGCAACCAGGACCGTGAGCGCGGACAGCGGGAAGGCAGCTATGGCAATCAGTCGCGCGACGGCGATCGCTACAACAACTTCAGCCGGCACCGCGACCGCGAGCGCACCCACTACAATCCCAACCAGCAGAGCGAACGTCCCAGCGCCGGAATGGGCGGTCTGGGCGGCGGCTCAGGCGGATCTGGCGGCCTGGGCGTTGGCGGTGGCGGTGGCGGTGGTCCCTCCATGGGCGCCATTG ACGATAATGAGCGGCCACGCCTGCAGCTGAAGCCACGGACGATTGCCGCGCCCATAAACGCGGTGGCCGAAACCAAGCAATCGGCCTCGATCTTTGGCAATGCCAAGCCGCGCGAGGAGAAGCTGAAGGAGCTGCAGCAGAATGTCAATCACAACGGCGATAACTAG